One stretch of Dissulfurimicrobium hydrothermale DNA includes these proteins:
- a CDS encoding alpha,alpha-trehalose-phosphate synthase (UDP-forming): MANTPERLVVVSNRLPVSIKKTSAGWEIRPGSGGLVTALAPVLKDQGGIWIGWSGGIGDQEIMEHIKTASADSGFDLHTVPLTADEIKDYYYGFSNEIIWPLFHDLQTRCNFRPEYWYRYIEVNKKFADRIAALSDENDFVWVHDYHLILTAQKLKEADASRKIGFFLHIPFPSVDIFIKLPWRGQILKALLNYDIIGFQTARDRRNFVNCIHMLYPDIDIDWEAHIAITTVGGREVRIGAFPISIDFGAFARDAASRETKERVQYLKEAMPECQVILGVDRLDYTKGIPERLEAMRNALRRYPDLHRKITLVQVVVPSRQNIPEYGLLKARIERMVGEINGEFTKAGWVPIHYLYRHLDRCELLSYYRLADIALVTPLKDGMNLVAKEYCACNYTNRGVLILSEFAGAASQLHQWALIVNPYDIEGVSDAIHSAFYMDEKEKMDRMKKLRASIKKRDIFWWVKNYLETALSKHPSSRPTNKETTSLAAKVP; encoded by the coding sequence ATGGCAAACACTCCGGAAAGACTCGTTGTGGTCTCCAACCGCCTGCCGGTTTCCATCAAGAAGACCTCCGCCGGCTGGGAGATCAGGCCAGGGAGCGGCGGGTTAGTCACGGCCCTCGCACCTGTACTGAAGGATCAGGGAGGTATATGGATAGGATGGTCAGGGGGCATAGGAGATCAGGAAATTATGGAGCACATCAAAACGGCCTCGGCCGATTCAGGCTTTGATCTCCATACAGTGCCGCTTACCGCCGATGAAATAAAAGACTATTATTATGGCTTTTCGAATGAGATCATCTGGCCTCTTTTTCACGATCTGCAGACAAGGTGCAATTTCAGACCTGAATATTGGTACCGATACATCGAGGTAAATAAAAAATTCGCCGATAGGATCGCCGCCTTGTCAGATGAGAATGATTTTGTCTGGGTCCATGACTATCATCTGATATTGACTGCCCAAAAACTAAAAGAAGCCGACGCATCAAGAAAAATAGGTTTTTTCCTTCACATCCCCTTTCCATCTGTGGATATATTCATCAAACTGCCCTGGAGGGGTCAGATATTAAAAGCCTTGCTCAACTATGACATAATCGGTTTTCAGACCGCCAGAGACAGAAGAAATTTTGTAAACTGTATACACATGCTCTATCCTGATATAGACATAGATTGGGAAGCCCATATTGCAATAACGACGGTAGGGGGAAGGGAAGTCAGGATCGGTGCGTTCCCCATCAGCATAGACTTCGGGGCCTTTGCAAGGGATGCTGCCTCCCGCGAGACCAAAGAAAGGGTGCAATACCTCAAAGAGGCGATGCCAGAGTGCCAGGTGATCCTGGGGGTGGATCGTCTGGACTACACGAAGGGCATACCCGAACGGCTTGAAGCCATGCGCAACGCCCTCAGGCGATATCCGGATCTGCATAGAAAGATCACACTAGTCCAGGTAGTTGTACCAAGCAGACAGAATATCCCCGAATACGGCCTGCTCAAGGCGAGGATAGAACGTATGGTTGGCGAAATCAATGGCGAATTCACCAAGGCGGGGTGGGTCCCTATTCATTATTTGTATCGGCACCTGGACCGATGCGAGCTCCTTTCCTATTACAGATTGGCGGACATCGCCCTGGTAACACCGCTCAAGGATGGCATGAATCTGGTTGCAAAGGAATATTGTGCCTGCAATTATACAAACCGCGGCGTACTCATCTTGAGCGAGTTCGCAGGCGCTGCATCCCAATTGCATCAGTGGGCATTAATAGTTAACCCATATGATATCGAAGGGGTATCGGATGCAATACACAGCGCCTTTTATATGGATGAAAAAGAAAAGATGGACAGGATGAAAAAACTGAGGGCATCAATAAAAAAAAGGGATATCTTCTGGTGGGTCAAGAATTATCTCGAAACTGCACTTTCCAAACACCCTTCAAGCAGACCTACAAACAAGGAAACCACTTCCCTGGCAGCTAAGGTTCCATGA
- the otsB gene encoding trehalose-phosphatase: protein MKLLNDGLSIDSFWGRLASSGNRILMLDYDGTLAPFRLERDKAMPYSGVKDALTRIMDIPRCRVVLVTGRTVSDIASLIDIHPLPEIWGAHAMERLDKDGIYERNPVPPQTEQLVTDLYNWLFLKGYKSQTELKPGCLAFHTRGMEEDDAKRLILEIKDKYLELIKNNKREDDLETHLFDGGIEFRTRGADKGRAVNAVLREGGMDAAVAYLGDDFTDEDAFKAIKEKGLGVLVRRKYRETAADLWISPPDELIDFLSYWEEMCRR, encoded by the coding sequence ATGAAATTGCTAAACGATGGCCTATCAATCGATTCATTCTGGGGGCGCCTGGCATCGAGCGGCAACCGCATCCTGATGCTGGATTACGACGGGACCCTTGCACCTTTCAGGCTGGAAAGGGACAAGGCTATGCCGTACTCAGGCGTTAAAGATGCACTAACAAGGATAATGGACATTCCAAGATGTCGGGTAGTCCTCGTGACCGGAAGGACGGTAAGCGACATAGCCTCGCTCATAGACATACATCCGCTCCCTGAAATATGGGGGGCTCACGCCATGGAACGACTGGACAAAGACGGAATATATGAGCGGAATCCCGTTCCGCCACAGACCGAACAACTCGTGACCGATCTTTATAATTGGCTGTTTTTAAAAGGATACAAAAGCCAAACAGAACTGAAACCAGGCTGTCTCGCCTTTCACACAAGAGGGATGGAGGAGGATGATGCGAAGAGGCTCATTCTTGAGATAAAAGACAAGTATTTGGAACTTATCAAGAATAATAAACGGGAAGACGATTTAGAGACACATTTATTCGACGGAGGAATCGAATTCAGAACCAGGGGCGCAGATAAGGGCAGGGCTGTAAATGCCGTTCTGAGAGAAGGCGGTATGGATGCGGCTGTTGCATATCTCGGGGATGATTTCACCGACGAAGACGCATTCAAGGCCATCAAGGAAAAGGGCTTAGGGGTTTTAGTCAGACGGAAATATAGGGAAACGGCCGCCGATCTCTGGATCTCGCCGCCTGATGAATTGATCGATTTTTTATCGTACTGGGAAGAGATGTGCAGGAGGTGA
- a CDS encoding UPF0280 family protein has translation MGERRIYRAFMTREGLVSFEVRHKETDLHIQTGKDLSREVSGWVIEARLFIEEYGARHPGFFKSYTPVPEDPFAPPVVKEMIAAAKTAGVGPMAAVAGAVAEYVGVRCADFTSGEVIVENGGDIFICIDRRPLISAIWAGKSPLSGRIGLRIMPEATPLGICTSSGTVGHSRSFGTADAVTILSRSTALADAAATAVGNMVKTEMDIDAALEYMGGIEGVMGGVIIKGTRLGAWGEVELAPVSAC, from the coding sequence ATGGGCGAGAGGCGTATCTATCGTGCATTCATGACGAGAGAAGGTCTTGTTTCCTTTGAGGTGCGTCATAAAGAGACAGATCTCCATATACAGACCGGAAAAGACCTATCCCGTGAAGTCTCGGGCTGGGTGATTGAGGCAAGACTTTTTATCGAGGAATACGGGGCAAGACATCCAGGTTTTTTTAAGAGCTATACGCCCGTTCCTGAAGACCCATTTGCCCCGCCTGTTGTCAAAGAGATGATTGCCGCCGCTAAAACGGCAGGGGTCGGTCCGATGGCGGCAGTTGCAGGTGCTGTGGCTGAATATGTCGGGGTGAGATGCGCTGATTTTACATCAGGAGAGGTTATCGTGGAAAACGGTGGCGATATCTTTATTTGCATAGATAGAAGGCCCCTTATTTCGGCTATCTGGGCCGGGAAGTCTCCATTGAGTGGAAGGATAGGGCTGAGGATAATGCCTGAAGCGACTCCGCTAGGGATTTGCACCTCATCCGGTACCGTTGGACATTCGAGGAGTTTTGGAACGGCCGATGCTGTGACCATACTGTCAAGATCAACGGCGCTCGCAGACGCTGCAGCGACGGCCGTTGGAAATATGGTAAAGACCGAGATGGATATAGATGCCGCCCTTGAATATATGGGCGGGATCGAAGGGGTCATGGGCGGAGTGATAATCAAGGGCACAAGACTTGGGGCATGGGGTGAGGTGGAGCTTGCACCAGTTTCAGCTTGTTAA
- a CDS encoding MBL fold metallo-hydrolase → MIELIVLGSGTCVPSARRAGPSACLMASGQTFLIDSAAGTLRQLAKAGIPHDAIDTVLYTHFHPDHVGEFVPFIFAMKYAPGYKRTAPVKIFAARGFEKFYAAMKEAFGKWVEPKDGRLMVEELPCEMSAAIQLPPFVVRSAPVEHTPQSLAYRIECPDGKVVVFSGDTDICHGIVELASGADLLVCECAAPEGFKVGGHLVPSEAGRIAAEAGVKALLLTHFYPICDEHDIMGPCKAVYDGAVILAEDLMRIVMDF, encoded by the coding sequence ATGATAGAACTTATTGTGCTTGGCTCAGGCACGTGTGTACCTTCCGCTAGGAGGGCCGGGCCGTCGGCTTGCCTCATGGCCAGCGGACAGACATTCCTGATTGACAGTGCAGCCGGGACGCTCAGGCAGCTGGCCAAGGCCGGTATACCGCACGATGCAATTGACACAGTCCTTTACACCCATTTTCATCCGGATCATGTGGGCGAGTTCGTCCCGTTTATCTTTGCCATGAAATATGCGCCTGGTTATAAAAGAACGGCCCCTGTCAAGATATTTGCTGCCCGTGGGTTTGAAAAGTTTTATGCAGCCATGAAAGAGGCCTTTGGGAAATGGGTTGAGCCCAAAGACGGACGTTTGATGGTTGAGGAGCTTCCATGCGAGATGTCGGCCGCTATTCAGCTGCCGCCCTTTGTCGTACGTTCCGCCCCTGTGGAGCACACCCCCCAGAGCCTTGCATACCGTATCGAGTGTCCTGATGGCAAGGTTGTTGTCTTTTCGGGCGATACCGATATATGCCATGGTATTGTAGAGCTCGCAAGCGGGGCGGATTTATTGGTGTGTGAATGTGCGGCACCTGAAGGGTTCAAGGTCGGGGGCCATCTCGTTCCGTCAGAGGCCGGGCGCATCGCCGCGGAAGCCGGTGTAAAGGCGCTCCTCCTTACGCATTTCTATCCTATCTGTGATGAACATGATATCATGGGTCCATGCAAGGCTGTCTACGACGGCGCCGTGATTCTGGCTGAAGACCTCATGCGTATCGTGATGGACTTTTAG